One Bombus fervidus isolate BK054 chromosome 2, iyBomFerv1, whole genome shotgun sequence DNA segment encodes these proteins:
- the LOC139998212 gene encoding uncharacterized protein, producing MKSGTVNKHRGSTLLKTEENEQVYQLIGNRCQCLAAGVIQLYLTEPPLHKEWIKKTTGIITLIRDNPRRSFFLRLYCLQRKAMLWEHEVYNAMDYKAPLSYFHTFEAEDCMAAFNFASETDAVTLRNILLDKLNAKRQKRQQRRSKVEGETQHGATLPWRNQSNASPVAFSTGSTSNLLNGTPTTIGVNRSASSSSMYKSKKKKREKTKKRLTKDDIGPPSNFRHVTHWAWNTSSKELELDKVDPHLKMFLDIVGVSEHQFRNQDTRDFIYDFIEKNGGMNAIREDISSSIPKTNAQQQLQQLQQQQHQQQSPAAPQRQEYPPPVPARTITHQTRSAPPLPPNRINAPLTPPSVPPSAPPSAPPVHRTLPSRPPPPSLTFAPSLPPPPPPPPPPPPPPPAPAPAPAPAPAPAPAPAPAPAPVPRSRSNLTTPVPPPPPLPSTDDGTVNASAINNNNTTSNDNNNGDIADLRSTLMESIRSGTTLRKIDKSEVKQSPPPPDSRNALLEEIRRQEFVLRPVSNEVKNERSKPAFQGGLASALSRALAERSSAIHSESDDSTSETSDDDDDWDD from the exons ATGAAGTCTGGTACTGTGAACAAACATAGAGGTTCTACGCTTTTAAAAACGGAAGAAAACGAACAAGTCTATCAATTGATAGGAAATCGGTGTCAg TGTTTAGCAGCTGGAgttattcaattatatttgaCTGAACCACCTTTACACAAAGAATGGATAAAGAAAACTACAGGTATTATAACATTGATAAGGGATAATCCTAGACGTagctttttccttcgtttataTTGCTTACAAAGGAAAGCAATGTTATGGGAGCATGAAGTATATAATGCAATGGACTATAAAGCACCCTTGAGTTACTTCCATACATTTGAAGCAGAGGATTGTATGGCTGCTTTTAATTTTGCAAGTGAAACAGATGCTGTTACATTAAG AAACATTCTTCTTGATAAGCTGAATGCAAAACGTCAAAAAAGGCAACAAAGACGTTCTAAGGTAGAAGGAGAAACTCAGCATGGTGCAACATTGCCATGGAGAAATCAAAGCAACGCATCACCTGTTGCATTTAGTACAGGATCAActtctaatttattaaatggaACCCCAACTACAATTGGTGTCAATAGGAGTGCTTCTAGTAGTTCTATGtacaaaagtaaaaagaaaaaacgagagaaaaccAAGAAAAGGTTAACGAAAGATGACATTGGTCCTCCATCCAATTTTAG acaCGTTACACACTGGGCATGGAATACTAGTAGCAAAGAATTGGAATTAGACAAAGTCGATCcacatttaaaaatgtttcttgaTATAGTTGGTGTATCGGAACATCAATTCAGAAATCAAGATACGCGTgattttatttacgattttattgaaaaaaatggTGGGATGAATGCCATTAGAGAAGATATATCTTCATCTATCCCAAAAACTAATGCACAACAACAATTACAACAAttgcaacaacaacaacatcaGCAACAATCTCCAGCAGCGCCTCAAAGACAGGAATATCCCCCTCCAGTCCCAGCAAGAACAATAAca CATCAAACACGAAGTGCTCCACCACTACCTCCAAATCGAATTAACGCACCTTTGACACCGCCAAGTGTACCACCTAGTGCACCACCTAGTGCACCACCTGTTCATAGAACATTACCATCTCGACCGCCACCACCTTCTTTAACTTTCGCACCATCATTACCACCACCTCCGCCTCcgcctcctcctcctccacctcctccACCAGCTCCAGCTCCAGCTCCAGCTCCAGCTCCAGCTCCAGCTCCAGCTCCAGCTCCAGCTCCAGCTCCAGTTCCACGTTCTAGAAGTAATTTAACTACACCTGTTCCACCTCCTCCACCATTACCAAGTACTGATGATGGGACAGTCAATGCAAGTGctatcaataataataatactactAGTAATGACAATAATAACGGGGATATCGCTGATCTAAGGTCAACGCTTATGGAATCCATAAGGAGTGGTACTACACTTCGA aaaattgataaatctgAAGTAAAACAAAGTCCCCCTCCTCCAGATTCAAGGAATGCTTTGTTAGAAGAAATTCGTCGTCAAGAATTTGTGTTAAGGCCCGTTTCGAATGAAGTAAAAAATGAACGAAGTAAACCAGCGTTTCAAGGAGGATTAGCTAGTGCTTTATCAAGAGCTCTTGCCGAGCGATCAAGTGCAATCCATAGTGAAAGTGATGATTCGACTAGTGAAACCagtgatgatgatgatgactGGGATGATTAA
- the LOC139998156 gene encoding uncharacterized protein, whose product MSGYRRVNYYELCRLCTSSEGTKMNIFREEGRRLQLQTKIQTYLPIQVLEEDSLPKIVCHECVKKLENFIEFRETVVSAEGMLESYFTSLRFSEDFLKEGKVYVKSTEKDRPTTPENEVLKGIEKVTTTTGNQIINNDQQMQHQQPVVVSNINASNIQIISGVQARVQQYKCAMQMQAGGMAAAVVEATAETHYSYQQQTSQQVSPQQSNEAHNQINDQQTTTSQIQQVQNQIQNHGQINQQIQSQRQISQSQNQPQVGQQQQQQQQQQQQQNQTQITQQIQQLQRQQREFEKQHRQLQQIEKQVQIATQQEFPIKQESQGQVVHQNNNIILKAEPESKQNQQIIQKVQSETQKDESGTQNVQGYTVQATPEVFLNLGFKETPLVAQTVRDEPKEFKDYTKSEDTISHNSIGQISEFLRIKSGPEPTSLITVNPQVISQTHRNAICKECGKMFTTINQLNTHSCSVQSLLNETSDNSSNKEDPLQSNSSSFNCDVCGKPFKRKEHLYQHKKLHTGERPYVCTTCSKAFSRKEHLVRHSVSHTGEKMHECEICCKSFSRKDNLHKHRKTHGVSGPHTCETCGKSFVVKHYYLIHLTTHASTIGDGVNCQDPLPYKCDICHKAFSVKQYLTTHKLRHRSKYNNNSSQNTANSHQQQQQQQTQQSNATSNINMVTSNVTNSGSLNNSNGQSNNGSTVEMQSVIERNEQPNGSFNNQYHNNVQEFQ is encoded by the exons ATGTCTGGATATCGAAGAGTGAATTATTACGAACTGTGCAGATTGTGTACTAGCAGCGAAGGAACCAAAATGAATATCTTCCGGGAAGAAGGACGTAGATTGCAACTTCAAACAAAGATTCAGACGTACTTGCCTATACAA GTTTTGGAGGAAGATTCTTTACCAAAAATTGTTTGCCACGAATGTgtaaagaaattagaaaattttattgaattcaGAGAAACAGTTGTGAGTGCAGAGGGTATGTTAGAATCTTATTTCACTTCACTGCGATTCTCAGAAGATTTTCTAAAGGAAGGTAAGGTTTATGTGAAAAGCACAGAAAAGGACAGACCTACAACCCCTGAGAATGAAGTATTAAAGGGAATAGAGAAAGTAACAACAACGACTggaaatcaaataattaataatgatcAGCAAATGCAGCATCAACAACCTGTTGTTGTTAGTAATATAAATGcctcaaatattcaaattatcaGCGGAGTCCAAGCAAGAGTTCAACAATACAAATGTGCCATGCAG ATGCAAGCAGGAGGTATGGCAGCTGCTGTTGTAGAAGCAACAGCAGAAACCCATTATAGCTATCAGCAACAAACTTCGCAGCAAGTATCTCCTCAACAATCAAATGAAGCACACAATCAAATTAACGATCAGCAAACTACGACTTCACAAATTCAACAAGTGCAAAATCAAATTCAAAATCATGGTCAAATAAATCAACAAATACAATCTCAAAGACAAATTTCTCAGTCACAAAATCAACCACAAGTTGgtcagcagcagcagcaacaacaacaacaacaacaacaacaaaatcAGACACAAATAACACAACAGATTCAGCAGTTACAAAGACAACAAAGAGAGTTTGAAAAACAACATAGACAGCTTCaacaaattgaaaaacaaGTACAGATTGCTACACAACAAGAGTTTCCTATTAAGCAGGAATCTCAAGGACAGGTAGTgcatcaaaataataatatcattttgaaGGCAGAACCTGAATCTAAGCAAAATCAACAAATCATTCAGAAAGTACAGTCTGAAACTCAAAAAGATGAAAGTGGAACACAGAATGTACAGGGTTATACTGTACAAGCTACACCagaagtatttttaaatttgggATTTAAAGAAACACCTTTGGTTGCACAAACTGTACGGGATGAGCCAAAGGAATTTAAAGATTATACAAAGTCAGAAGATACAATATCTCACAACTCGATCGGACAAATTTCTGAATTCTTAAGAATCAAATCAGGGCCTGAACCAACATCTTTAATTACCGTAAATCCTCAAGTTATTTCACAAACTCATAGGAATGCCATTTGCAAAGAGTGTGGCAAAATGTTCACTACCATAAATCAATTGAACACTCATAGTTGCTCTGTTCAGAGCCTTTTGAATGAAACTTCTGATAATAGTAGTAACAAAGAAGATCCTTTACAAAGTAATAGTAGTTCATTTAATTGTGATGTTTGTGGAAAGCCATTCAAACGAAAAGAACATCTTTATCAACACAAAAAACTACATACCGGTGAACGTCCTTATGTGTGCACTACGTGTTCAAAGGCATTTAGTCGCAAAGAACATTTAGTTAGACACTCTGTATCTCACACAGGTGAAAAAATGCACGAATGTGAAATATGTTGTAAAAGCTTTTCTAGAAAAGACAATCTTCACAAACATCGTAAAACGCATGGTGTATCGGGTCCGCATACTTGTGAAACCTGTGGGAAGTCATTTGTGGTAAagcattattatttaatacatttaacAACTCATGCTTCAACTATTGGAGATGGTGTAAATTGTCAGGATCCTTTACCATACAAATGTGATATTTGTCACAAAGCATTCTCTGTAAAACAATATCTTACAACTCACAAACTTAGGCATAGatcaaagtataataataattcttctcAGAATACTGCAAATAGTcatcaacagcaacaacagcaacaaacCCAACAGTCCAATGCTACcagtaatataaatatggtAACAAGTAATGTTACTAATTCTGGGAGTCTAAATAATAGCAATGGACAGTCTAATAATGGATCAACAGTTGAAATGCAGAGTGTCATTGAAAGAAATGAGCAACCAAATGGTTCATTCAATAACCAGTATCATAATAATGTACAAGAGTTTCAATGA